In the Arachis stenosperma cultivar V10309 chromosome 8, arast.V10309.gnm1.PFL2, whole genome shotgun sequence genome, caggtcgagaggcatctcgttaggcgtctggactaTTAAAGCGGAGTGGTTACTGGGTTATTTTGTTATGctatgatgtatatatatgtacttagctttctctccacataacttattcttttttatcctcCTAGAGGTGTATGGAGAGGCAGAattttgtttatgtacatttggattttggatatgtatatatatgtatatatgtgtgtatattctccggccagtcttgacttcgcaggctgagtcaggagcttgttattttgtaccTTTGGCACTCTATTCCTACTTCTGTTATcttaggctgcgtttgtttgATGTCCGTGTCTTGCCAAGACATAGACACAATGAGACGTGTCTATTGTTTGGATTCTGAGACACAGAAATAAGAAGGACACGGTTACACACAAGCACACACAAGTTACATGTATTTCATGtctgggtaaaatgttgagacaCGGATGAAGGGCGATGGACACGGATCAGTATCAAAAATTTCAGACGAATTTGTCcttgttaattttttgaaattccAAAAGGGTCCCCTGTTTGTATCAAACCCTAAGCAGTGAAAATTTCTTGTGTAGTTATTCTGCATCATCGAAGGTGTATCACTGCTGCACAATGTCTACGTTTCTCGCTGACTCTCTTCTTTGAATACTGCATGCTGTGCTCTGGTTGCGGTGAGCTTGGGTTGCTACTCTGCCATCTTTGCGTCTCCATCTGGTAGCCGCGTTAACCTCAAATCCCTGCTGCGTGTTGAGTCTTTCATCCTCCGCCGCTGCAACATCTACCCTCACGGTGTGCTTTGCCTCGTTGTCTCTGGTATGTTTTCTTATGTGAagtttcttcttttaattttgattattgaTCAGATGGGTTATGTTGATTAATTGCTAATCCAGAATTTGGGTATGTGGACAATTGAATTGTATGTAAAACTGGGTTTTTGGGTATTgttcattatttattttgttttcttctgAAATCTTCAATAGGCAATGGATAATCTCGGTGGTAGTTGTTTTAAATGCATATTGAAGCTTGATAAGCTATTTTTTCTAattgaagaggaaaaagagTGGAAAAAGCCATCTGCCTAATTGAAAGAAACTTATTATAAGTTAGATTTTATAAATTGTTGTCACCATCAAACATTTTCTGGTCAACTATGCAGCAAAATCCTCAAAAAGAAAAGAGTTGTAGAAGGAGTTGTTGCTGCTgtgataaataaaattttgttactGATCTGCTGAGTTTATTAGTGCTGATTGTTGATAAAACTAGTGATAAAAATGTTGCTCTAATTACTGATTAATATGTTAATTAAATTGCTTATGAAATTATTAATAGGTGAGCTTCTTAATTATTATCTATTGAAGAATGCTAGAGGATAATTTACTTGTGTTGTGTTTATAGAATTGCTTATCAAACTGCTTACCAAGTTGTTTCCTATCATGATTTGTGTTATGTGGTTGTAGAAATTATTAGGATTCTTCTTTTATGTATTTACTTGTTATTGTTTCTTAGGAAGTGATGATGGATCGTTCTGAACAAATTAAGCTATGTGTTGGATATTACTGGATTATGAGAATGCAATTTGACACGTTAATGCTGCTTTTTTTAGTCactctatatatgtatattaggaATAGAAGGCGGGGTCATTCTTCGATTGGTCGAAGAGTGAACACATTGCCACTAAGGCGAGATGCATTAAATAATATCATTGGGGAGGGTGGAGATAGAAATTGCATATGGGAGTTAAGAATGAGTTTGAATGCATTTGCAACTTTATGTGAATTGCTACAAGTTCAAGGTGGATTAGACGAAGATGGTCATGTTGGCATAGGCGAGCAAGTAGCTACTTTCTTAATCATATTAGCTCACCATACCAAAAATCGCAGCGTACAGGTTAGGTTCTATAGGTCTGGTGAAACTATTAGTAGGTATTTTCACAAGGTATTGCGTTCGGTTTTGCGTGTCCAAAGTATCTTATTTGCAAAGGCAGACCCTGTACCGGAAGATTGTGTAGATCCCAGATGGAAATGGTTCAAGGTAGGTCGTGTATGTAGCTCTAATTTTTATTGGTCACGTTTACTCTGCGTGTAataactgtttttttttttacatttgaTAGGGTTGTCTAGGAGCATTAGATGGAACTTACATAGATGTCACAGTCCCGAGGAGTGATAAATCTAGATATCGGACGAGGAAATCTAGAATATCCACCAATGTCTTAGGAGTTTGCAATCGGAACATGAATTTCGTCTATGTCCTTAGCGGTTGGGAAGGATCGGCATCTGATTCAAGGGTACTTAGGGATGCTATTACTCGACGTAATGGCTTGAAAATACCTATTGGTATGTCTAAATTAATCTTTTGAAAAGAATAATAACTATTGAATATGAGAATTACAATatatttcttatatttttccatCCTTCCGTTTTAGGGTGTTATTACTTAGTGGATGCCGGCTATACAAATGGGAGAGGATTTTTGTCTCCTTATAGAAATGTTCGCTATCATGTGAATGAGTGGGTTCAAGGTCATCGGGCACCACAAAATCGTCTAGAGTTATTTAATAAGAAGCACTCTTCAGCTAGAAATGTGATTGAGCGGTGCTTTGGATTGCTTAAGAAAAGATGGGGAATTCTACGAAGTCCCTCGTTCTATCCTATTAGAGTTCAAAGCCACATTATTATTGCTTGTTGTTTGTTACAAAACTGTATTCGTATGAACATGGATGTTGATCCCGAAGAAGATGCAACTCTTGCGCCAGAACACATACCCATAGGAGATGATACTATTGTTGATGAAGGTGAAACAATTGATGTCGTGGAAAGTAGCCATGAGTGGACTCAATGGCGTGAGGAGCTAGCAATCGAGATGTGGGAAATATGGAGGGGAGAACGTGGCGAGTAGAATTTTTATGTTTGCCGTTTTTGTTATGTTTGCAATTGGCCTAGCCTATAAATTGCAATATATTTGAATTCATTTCAGTTTTTTTCTTTGTGCAATATGTATTTGCCAACTCGGATTCATAATTTGTATTCCAATTAAACATATAATTAGACAAGGTCttgttttaattgttttaatagtgattattctaattaaacatattttagttttatttgctATTGGGTTTTAGTTTGCTGTAAGTAATTCTAATACCATTGAACTCTAATTTTGATAGTAATTATGCTGTTATAGTTTACTTTATTTGTTCTTATCTAGCAGCAAATGGCCTCCATACCCCGCCAATGGACTGAACAAGAAACTGAACAGTTTGTGGTGTTTATGGAGGAATTGGTTGTTGAAGGTAAAAGGGCAGATGCCGGTCAATTTAAGCCAGGGGCATTTCAAAAACTGGCGGACAAGATGAATGAAAAGTTTCCTGGATGTGGTCTCACTGTGAAGCACATCAGAAACAAACACAAGCGGCTGaaagaaaaatatatgtttGTGGCTGAGATGTTGGGTTGTAGTGGTTTTGGGTGGAATTCCGAAAAGATGTGTGTTGAAGTGGATAGTAAACAAGTACTGGAAGCTTGGGGAAAGGTGTGATCTTAATATTTTTTCGCATTTATTCATTCTTCTTACAAGTACTTGCTCGTCTGAACATGTAATTGTTGGCTTTGTTTTATGTTGTACAGGGTCGCAATGTTACACTCTACACTCCAGGCAAGCCTTTTCCGTTGTTCGAACGTCTTGGGAGCATTTTTGGCAAGGATAGAGCTACTGGTCTTGATGCATGCAGTGGAAAAGATGCTGAAGAAGATGTCACACCGGGCTCTACATTTGCTGCGGCCACATCTGGTGGCTTGGGTTTAGGCGGTGACGATGTTGACATGGAAGATTTAGCAGCTGCCGAGAGCGAACTACCCAATACCTTTTCAACCTCATTTGCTTCATCAAGTGAGAAAAATCAAGGACGTCACACTGCAACTAAAAAAATCAATGATGCTGCGGTCCTATCAAACTTAGCAGAAACTTTTAAATCTGCAGTTGAGGATCAAGGAAAGCATGTGCAGGTACTAGCCAATGCAATGTCTGGTGTTAATGAGCAAGTGAATCTTGGCCGTACACTGAAGAGTCTTGGTTTCACTACAACGGAGATTGTTCAAATTGCAAAAAAATTTGTGCAGAATCCAGAATTGAAGGCAACCTTTTGGAGCTTAGATGAGGAAAAGGAAGCATTCGCACGAGATATAATGGACAACTTTTAACAATTGTTGATGTACTTGGTTATcttaattgttaatttattcGGGTGTATTGCTAAACTTATCAAGATATTTTGCAAAACTTAGTAGGGTCTTCTGGTAAACTTAATAGAAGTCGCAGggttatgttattttttttcttatgctGGACAAGTGAAGTATACTAGCTACACTGCAACTCTTTTGTGCATTCTGTTGAATTTTATTGAGTTCTGCATTATGTATGTTAATATTCTGCacttaaattatttattaggATTCATTTACTTGTATTGTATAATTTTGCCCCAAAAATTATGCACTTCTGCAGCACTTTCAGCAAATTTTGCTTAGTATGTGATGATTTTCTGCTATTCTACACTTTCTTGGCACAAAATATACTCttataagtaaaaaaaaaaatatattcttagCTAAAAAAATCAGCAAACCAAAATAAATATCAAAGAAACCACTTTTCATTGAATTTTCAATTCATACAAGTTCATTACAAGTGAAGGATCTAACAAACAATTGTGTATTTCCTAAACCTATGCTAATATAACTATTATGCTATTCTTAAAGTAACCAGTGGCTGTGAGAATAGTTTCCTTGTCCCTGCAGATGTACTCTTTGGGAGACCAAGACAGctttaacaaaaatagaaatGGTTATCAAGAATTGGAAGCTGAGTTGTAGTCCTGATGAATATGACTAAGAGATCTTGGTTGATGGAGGATGTATACAGATTTTGTGAAAATCAACATGCTTGATGGATAGATTGCTATGACTAACCACGACAATTCCTACAACAAACCTGCATATAGAAGTAAATGGGAATTTAGGAAACAGTTATATCATCCgtaaaaacttaaaaaacagCAAACTACAATGATGGGAATAATTCAAAGATTTGATAGATATGATTATCACTAAGCAACAACAAGTGTAAATGCCTTTTGATTGATTCAATTGAAAGCTATCTATATTTATACAACATAGAAGATGCTTGCACAAAAGCCAGAAAACCTAATAGAAATCAAAGCATCAGTTTTAGACTTTTAGATGATAAATAGAGAGAAAAGGTATCATGAACATTTCATCCAATTCTGATTTAACAAgctagaaattaaaaagatgtttCCACCAACattgattaattatttatctCAACATACATAGGAAATAATTGCGAAAAGAAGAGTAGGCTTACATACACTAATCCTATTAGAAAAATGGAATGCATCATGCAGAGACACAAACAAGATTTTTGAGGTTTTAACCATAACACCTATTTGACTATTATTATGACTAATCGCATTGCAATATCTGCCAATATTAAGAGATAATAAAaagacaataataaaaatagcaaaaaaattcagattCAATTTAAGAGATAATATCAAATAAGTTTCTTAATCCTAATGCTTTTGGAGAATTCTTTGTTTCCTTTATGCAGTAGTGTTTTTTGAAATCAACCCACAAAAAATTACATCAAATGAGGTGGTTTCAATCAATTCTTATGATAATAACAACAATCACATGAAAGcaatcaattttattttctctctgttttcacTAATACcgtgaaattaaaaacaaactACTGAAATTCCTAACTAACAAATTGCCCAACTTGGAGTTGGTGTGACTAAAATCAGATAGAAAAACAAAACGGAATGTGAATTCAATTTGACATTGGGTTCTTACCTCCAAGGGTTGTGTGGGAAACCTGATGCTAGTCACAAATGTGGATTAAATCAGAGACAAGTCCATATAAGGGCTTCCCAACCACTGGAAGATCAGCTGAATCCGGGAGAATTTGGAGTTTCGAAGGGTCCACATTGACTCCATACTTGAACCCGATATCCTAAACCCAGAAACAAATCATGAAACACACGGTAACAAAAGTGGATTTGCGAACACCCACACAacaatcaagaagaagaaggagaaaaggaaaaaaagagcAGAAGAAGAACCAGAGAGATTCACCTCGAAGAAGAAGAATCCTTGACGAGGAGGAACCGCACCGAAAAGATCCAAGAAAAAGCGAAGAATGAGGACGCCAACTAGGGAGAAGAGAGATTTCTGGGGATAGAGAGGGGAACCCTCGAACCAACTTAGGAAAAATAGGAATCTGAATAGCTTTtgcctttttctttcttttaattatttaatttttaatttaaattaacagGACAAAATGGTCATTTTCAATTAGGTAGTGTCTTGTTCTTTGTAAACCAAACATAATATTAGACATTATACTAATAACATGTCTATCATATCCAAACAGCATACATGGACACAAATATTTTATGTCTATGTCTCAAATGTCTATGTCTCAATGTCTATGTCTCAATACATACACaaaacaaacgcagccttaTGTTTAAtagttatgattttcttaacacgcaagttaactcgttccttgagcgttgtgcttttattttgcgatttttatttcctctattcttcaaggctcctagcatattataattcttctgctattatgtgtacttattttattttagaggtcgtaataccataCCTTCtctgttttacgacttaagcgtaaagcttaatgtggtagggtgttatatTGCTATTATTCTAGATCCTAGGTATAAGCTTGCTAGGCTTGAGTATAAATTCTCAATGTTATGTCAAAATCAAGATGAGTGCTCAAGTAAGATTGAGAGGATCAAACAGATATGCTATGACTTGCTTCATGAGTACCAACACAATCTGTCTAATTCAAGTAATGCATTTGAGGATTCTACACAAGAGGTACAGATGAATGCAAAGCAAGGTGATCCTGCTACTTACCAGTTGTATATTAGACAACAGAAGAGAGAAAATGGTTCATTTGTGAAGACTGAATTTAATCATTACATAGAGAAAGATGTTCATCATTTGAGTGCTGACTTTGATATTTTAGCCTGGTGAAAAGTGAATAGGACTAGATTTCCAACACTTCAAAGAATTGTGAGAGATATATTTGTTATCCACGTGTCTACTGTTGCTTCTGAGCCTTCTTTTAGCACAAGTGGTCGAGTAATTGCTCCTCATCGTGGTAGTCTTCATGAAGATACCGTGGAAACTCTTATGTGTAATCAAAACTGGTTGTGGGCAGCATATCGTCAAAGAGGTTATTTATGATTTAACTTTTCTATTTGTTTATGGCAatgttaaatttatatatagattgattaataaataaatttattatctttGATTTTTAGGTAGAAAACCTGATTATCAAACTgtaaatgatgatgatgattatgatgcTGTATATGAAGTCATAAACTAGTGATGGTGTTGTTGCAACAAATAGAATGCTCATGGAgacataaaattaaataatttatttatgtttatgttatttaCTTAGACAAAGACTTTTATGtgtaatttaatatttgatGGTTATGTTGTGTATGAGATACTTGTGTTATTTGTGGAATAATTTGTGTTGTTTGAATACTTGTGTTATTTGAATGCTCATGGGATAACTTATGTTATTTGATGGTTATGTTGTGTATGAGATACTTGTGTTATTTATGAGATATTTGTGTCATTATAATGTTTCTTTTTGTCAATCCACGGGTAGGGTCGGATACCCGCGGGTTGAGTGcaggtagggttagggttgggtATTTCTCAACCTGCAGGTAAGATATGGTTGAATGTTGGTTAAAAACTCAACCCGCGGGTAAGATTAGGGTTGGGTTCAAACCCTATCTTACCCAATCCATTGTCAGTTTGCCACCCCTATTCTCAGCTATTTGCGGTCTTGCGTCATTGATAAAGTTTCAATCAAAGTACGTATATGAATAGATTTTCAGATTTATAGAGAATTAATTTAACCTGTTAAATTTAGAGATATTGTaaaagtgaaaataaaaaaagtaaaaagcaTGGTTTAATAAAactttgattttttaaaaaaatagtttattaaaattaatttttcaaacatAACTTTTCAAATATTATAACGATTATGTTGGTAAAACAAAAAGTAACTTTTATTTCGATAAGTAtaatttacaaaaattttatttaatgaaattgttttttaatttataaaataattttaatatatataaatatttatcaatatataaatttgaattaaactcTTTAACCTTAAAagaatacaaattaatttaaaaaaataattttataaatttttacaaaattcttaACAGAATGAGACATAAGTATAGCACTCCTTTGTCCTTTATGTcaactaatttaattttatgcCTGTAATAATTGCTGACCTTATTATCATAATTAGCTATTTAGCCATATTTTTCGCTATGGTTAACAGCTTAATACATAAGGCTAACTATATTTACACAAattattaaaatcttttttaaaattactaatatacaaagagaaaatATAGAGAACTAatgaaatatttgtataatgtgtATAATGGAAGTTTAAgaaatattagagatataatcattagtgttaaTTTTTTCATCGGTATAAGTTTTTGGGATGAGTaatatcatgacatggtattagagctCTAGATATTATGGGTgatgtttattttataactCATATAGCCCATTATACATATTATACAAATATTCCATTAGATCCTTAACAGGACTCAtgtacaaatatttttaaaatttgattgaacTCTAACTTAAAAGCAATATTATGGTATATTATACTTTCtagtaaaacaaaaaattactcttttataataaaaaatcacaaaaaatattatatacaatatatattctctataaatttaataaaattcatCACTTTTCACTTAATCTAATTCTGTGGCTAAAAAATTGATACAGAAATAAAATGaatgatatattttaatattgtaatttttagtgttttttaaaattataagagTATACAAATCAAATCATtcgatttgtgtttaaaaaattaaaaacaaatttagAGTACACAAATCGAAAATCCAATTACTGTAATCGAACCGTTCGATTACTCTCCCTCCCGTCAGACCCCAATTTACTTGAAGCAGTCACTATATTCCCAATGAAAAAGATTTCTCTAATCTAATTACACCATTACTTACTTCATATCTAATAACTATGTCGTACACCATTACTTACtccatatcaaaattaaaaaaaagtgttaTATTTTGTACCCAAAAAATTTCTCTAATCTAATTACTTTAGAAAGTACAATGACATGATGTTGAGTTGAGCAGTGACCGGTTGGGGTGACAAGTCTAGCACTTTTTCACGTACGAGTCAACTACTGAATAGAATGACCCATGAACCGACCAACCCCCTTTCTTATTTCTTGCTTCtatttcttcattttttgtTCTCTTAAATTCTCACGATCTGTGGTggaagaaaaaaggaaaagtaagGGAAAATCGCAGAGAAAAAAGCGCTTTGCTTTATTCAGGGCTTAAGCAGTGGCCGGTGGAGAATCCAACCTCATAAATGGACCCATTAAGGCATTAACCACACCACTTCGGcccattttctttttccacCCCAAATTGATTATCATTCAATGGAATTCATGAACCCTTTTCGGTCGAAGTATATATTCAAATTAGtctcaaataaattttatatcaaatattctaattttaataattttctattattttaaaaatatctaaaaactACACTTATCAGATATATTGATTTctctattattttaaataaattttttaatatgtattttaaataaataaatttataataaattataaataaaaatttatatgtaattatttttatataaaatcaataattaagaATCGTTATGATTTTtacctaaattttattattagacAATAAAATCGTTGATAAATTTATAAGACAAATGAATCCTTATTTCAGACGCACTAGTATcgaaaaattctaaaataataaaatttatttaaaattaaaatatttaatttaatttaagaaagaaactaatttggatgtttattaaaatttcaacctcttcaaaCCAACCAAAACCGAATACTATTCTTGGTTATAGGATCCATCGTCACACAAAATTCACAATGACAGAAAGGACAATGGGTGcatgtccaaaaaaaaaaaaaaaaaaaaaagaggaggaggacaGTGTGTAAGAGAAAGAAAGACTAACCTTTATCGCCCACACACAAGAAGAGGCATCAAAACCCCGTGTTTGCCAGCTGTcgcattttttaaaattttaaaaatatcaaaaccAGCGAAGAAATTCCAAATTTTAAAATGTCCAGGTAACCGACAATggtgcagaaaataaaatagtaattaatcacacaataaatacaaaaaataaaacgaTCCGACGGTCCATATCGCGTTTCAGAAACGGCCCCACCCACGCTTCGCAAAACGCAATTATCGGACGCAGCAGACTCAAAAACCACCCCTCTCACTTTCGCCTTCTCCGCGTTCTACCATCTCATCGCTCTCTATTTCATTTTCTCTCTAGAAACCAGATCtcttctctctccctctctctctctctctctctctctttctctctttctcgcTCTTACGCTCACTCTCTAGGTTCGGAGAAATGGCGGCAGCACCATCGCCACGGGAGGAGAACGTATACATGGCGAAACTGGCGGAGCAGGCAGAGCGTTACGAGGAGATGGTTGAGTTCATGGAAAAGGTGTCAGCCGCCGCCGATAACGAGGAGCTGACGGTGGAGGAGAGGAACCTTCTCTCGGTGGCGTACAAGAACGTGATCGGAGCTAGGCGTGCGTCGTGGAGGATTATCTCTTCCATCGAGCAGAAGGAGGAGAGTCGCGGCAACGAGGACCACGTTGCGGTGATCCGTGACTACAGATCCAAGATCGAGTCGGAGCTCTCCAACATCTGCGACGGGATCTTGAAGCTCCTCGACACCCGCCTCATCCCCTCCGCCTCCTCCGGCGATTCCAAGGTCTTCTACCTTAAGATGAAGGGAGACTACCACCGGTATCTCGCCGAGTTTAAGACCGGCGCAGAGCGCAAAGAGGCCGCCGAGAGCACCCTCGCGGCTTACAAATCTGCTCAGGTATATCAgttttcttgtttcttgtagatCTCTGTTATATTTCGGTTCAGATCTGTTAAAGTTTTGTTAGCCAGATTTCAGATCTTAATCTTCTATTTTGTTGTGATTCTTCAAATCTGCACTCTTTCTCTTGGTTATTCTTGATATTCTGCGGTTACGCATGTTtggttttaaatattttaaatattttggtcATCAGACATGGTTGCTAAAAATTTCCATGATTATTTGTGAAATATCTGTGAGATTATCCTTGTAAACAATTTTGAATTAGGAAATTTTGATGtgacttttttttgttttatcttattttgttattACTTTTATGCATGTAGTAAGTTTTACACGTGATTAGGTCTAATACTGTGTGCTTCTTTGTGTTGTTAAGGACATTGCTAACGCGGAGCTGCCACCAACTCACCCAATCAGGCTGGGTCTTGCTCTAAACTTCTCTGTGTTCTACTACGAAATCCTCAACTCTCCGGATCGTGCTTGCAACCTTGCAAAACAGGTTAGATTTTGCTAGATCCTTGTTATTTTACTGTTTACTTCTATCAGATGTTTCGATGGATTGCGATAGAAAGGGAAAAACTGTGGACTGGGCCCGTTTGCAGTGCCATCATCAACGGTTACTGTTTAGTGTTTTTTGAATAACTCAAATCAACCTGTCTATTTTACCACTATGGCAAAATATTTATTGAGTTATTGCTAAGCAATAAATGTTTTGAAGTTCATTAAAAATAAAGCTAATAAGTAATAAAATATTTGACAAGTCATATCCTCGTAATAGATGAGCGATCCCCTTCAAGCGTTAGGGAATAACTTCATGATTTGTCCTGATCTTGTAGTATATTGGTTATATACTCATGAACATGATGATGAATATTTTCACTTCTATATTCAATAGGCTTTTGATGAAGCCATTGCTGAATTGGACACACTTGGAGAGGAATCTTACAAGGATAGCACTTTGATCATGCAACTCCTCCGTGATAACCTCACCCTGTGGACCTCTGACATGCAGGTATTGATCCGAACCCTCATATTATGTTTGTCCGTCACATCATTTCATGAGCTATGTATTGAAC is a window encoding:
- the LOC130945462 gene encoding uncharacterized protein LOC130945462, whose product is MYIRNRRRGHSSIGRRVNTLPLRRDALNNIIGEGGDRNCIWELRMSLNAFATLCELLQVQGGLDEDGHVGIGEQVATFLIILAHHTKNRSVQVRFYRSGETISRYFHKVLRSVLRVQSILFAKADPVPEDCVDPRWKWFKGCLGALDGTYIDVTVPRSDKSRYRTRKSRISTNRCFGLLKKRWGILRSPSFYPIRVQSHIIIACCLLQNCIRMNMDVDPEEDATLAPEHIPIGDDTIVDEGETIDVVESSHEWTQWREELAIEMWEIWRGERGE
- the LOC130944182 gene encoding 14-3-3-like protein, whose amino-acid sequence is MAAAPSPREENVYMAKLAEQAERYEEMVEFMEKVSAAADNEELTVEERNLLSVAYKNVIGARRASWRIISSIEQKEESRGNEDHVAVIRDYRSKIESELSNICDGILKLLDTRLIPSASSGDSKVFYLKMKGDYHRYLAEFKTGAERKEAAESTLAAYKSAQDIANAELPPTHPIRLGLALNFSVFYYEILNSPDRACNLAKQAFDEAIAELDTLGEESYKDSTLIMQLLRDNLTLWTSDMQDDGADEIKEAPKPDEQQ